The genomic stretch cctaataaaatTTTCTCCAAACTATTCCCCCCATggaaattacaaaatcaaaccaTTAGCAATGGCTCGATTTCTGTCGAAAAAGGTAGTCTCATACACAGGCAGTTCTTCACGGTACCTTTCTTCAACCCCAGCAGTATCCAACTCGAAGAGATCAGAACTTGCATAGCTCtctgcatcatcatcatcctcatcatctTCGTCGTGCTTCTTCTGATAATTCTTCATCAAGTAATCTCTGGCAACTTCCTCAATTCGACGTCGAtgatcatcatcctcatcaacATCCATCACACAACGCTCAACCCCAACATCTTCATTTGTTGGAGGTTTAATGGCCGCAGCAGCTCTAGCCACGGCCATTAAATCCAACTCCTCTTTAAGCAGAGTCTTTTGTCCGCACGGGCGGCAATCCTCATCCACAATCACACTCACAGGACAAAACCTCACTGACCTCTTCGCGGCATCAACATTGCTGCTGATGCCACTCGACTCACTTCTCGAAAGAGGCGCTTTTCGCAAGCAAGACCTCGAAAACGAAGAGGCTGACGAACAAGTACTACTCGGGTTTGAGTACCCCATTTGTCCAGACTTTGATGACGATTTTCTATCCGCACCCAGATCATCAATTTTGGACTTCTTCACGTGCCCTGCATTGAACAGAGAGTTGAGAAAACTGGTCAGTCGACCACCTGGCGAAATCGGCTGCTTCACCTTCTTCAAATCGCCGTAAATCTTCAGCGCTTTCGATTTCGTCTTCATGAAGCCATTCTCGTGCTTCTTCTTCTGTGAATTGTGATGGTGATTTCTCTGGTGATCATCAAACAGAACCTTTTCAGAAGAAATGCTGGTTCGAATTGGCTTCGGCCTGTGCATGCTGTAGCATGACGAGGAGGACCTCGACTTTGTTCCGTACATGGAGTCCGACTCCGAGGAAGAAAACCCACCACTCGAATCCGAAGAACTGGAACTAGAATTCGTCAGGAACTCGTTCTGGTGACTGTATCTCGACTTTTTCGTCTCGAAATCCGCAATGGAATTTCGTCGAACAGGTACGGACTTCTCAGCGTCCTTCTTCTCCATCCACTTCTCCACCAAGCAGGCTCGTCGGAGACTCATGATTTCGTGCTCCTGGTCTTCTTTAGAGCGTGCATGGCCATGTCGGCCGCTGGTAGTGACGGCGGCGGCGGTGCTCTGTTTTTTCTTCATGGTTTCTTTGTAGAAGATGAGGCGTTGGTGTTGTTCGCTCCTCGAAGCTACTCCTTCGCTGCCGGCAGTGGTCTCGTCGATGGAACGGTAAATGGAGTcgaggagggaggaggagaaAGATGGGTTGTCTCTGCTCTGTCGGTTGGAGCTGGGTCCTCGGTTTTTTTGGAGTGATTTGATATCCCACCTCTCCATTTTTGTCTGGTTTTGTAGTGGTTCAAAGTACGAAATTGGGAAACAGTTGTACTGGGTTTTCAATGATATTCAATTATGGAGATCTCTCTGTTCTGTCTGCTGGgtcgagagagagggagagagagagaattgataTGATCAATGGGAGGAGAATTAGAAGACAAAGAGTCGAGCTTCGGTCTGCTTTTGCTCTCTCATGATGGTGATGATCACTGTGTCTCTGTGTCTGTGTATGTGTAAGgattaaagaagaaagaaacaaagcaTGAGTTTTGATGGGTTCTTGAtggattttagagagagaaagagaggagggacggggagagagagagagagagagagagtaatgaAAACCAGAGGCCACGCCTGCTGCTAGAAACAGAGAAAACAGAgcacaaaacaaagcaaaaagatgagaggagagagagagagagagagagagagagagagagagagagagaggagagagagtgagtgagtgagtccATACCCTTTTTTCAGTCTTATAAGGGACAAGGGGAGGGAAGGATAGCGCGTGCATGCAAAGTCCAAGCTGGAATGGGGGCCACCTTGACAATGATGACCTGGAATattgttaattaaaattaattattaatttgaaGAACTCTTATAATTTTTGACATGATTGGATTTGGGTGCTGCGGCTACATAGACATGCACACAGTTTGCCAGAAGCTGCTGAATTCAGTTAAAGGTGACCCCAACATTTGCTTTTAATTCAtccataaaaaatttaaaaacaaaagaatgttGATCCTAATTAACTTTAATTGATACCATACTACAAggtttttgattattttctCGAAGACATTTTAAGTTTGTCataattgagaaagaataaCTTATATGACGCAATACAATACTAATAGATCACTTCATGCCAATTATTTTATATCATGTGTTACGGTTGTTGTGTATTCgtttcataattattttaatcCATATGAGGTCTTCCAAGCAATATTATGTAAATTCATAAGATAaggttttctctctttctggGAGAGtatcaaatgaaaagaaatgagAAAGGAGATTCAAACTTTGACGGAAGGTATGCAACTAAAGACCTACTATCGCAGGAGTTGCAATCCCCCTGCACAATgctcaaaatcaaattttcagCAAACTCATTCTCAATTCAAAGGTGCATGCCGAAG from Pyrus communis chromosome 7, drPyrComm1.1, whole genome shotgun sequence encodes the following:
- the LOC137739470 gene encoding protein BIG GRAIN 1-like A yields the protein MERWDIKSLQKNRGPSSNRQSRDNPSFSSSLLDSIYRSIDETTAGSEGVASRSEQHQRLIFYKETMKKKQSTAAAVTTSGRHGHARSKEDQEHEIMSLRRACLVEKWMEKKDAEKSVPVRRNSIADFETKKSRYSHQNEFLTNSSSSSSDSSGGFSSSESDSMYGTKSRSSSSCYSMHRPKPIRTSISSEKVLFDDHQRNHHHNSQKKKHENGFMKTKSKALKIYGDLKKVKQPISPGGRLTSFLNSLFNAGHVKKSKIDDLGADRKSSSKSGQMGYSNPSSTCSSASSFSRSCLRKAPLSRSESSGISSNVDAAKRSVRFCPVSVIVDEDCRPCGQKTLLKEELDLMAVARAAAAIKPPTNEDVGVERCVMDVDEDDDHRRRIEEVARDYLMKNYQKKHDEDDEDDDDAESYASSDLFELDTAGVEERYREELPVYETTFFDRNRAIANGLIL